In a single window of the Veillonella sp. genome:
- a CDS encoding coenzyme F420-0:L-glutamate ligase, producing MAELELVCVPTRILTDNDDIVDAIVEFGGHNIGPEDIVCVAESVVAITQGRFTRPEELDVCWQARLINRFIHPDGSMASIYGMQSAMNLDGKWKVLGAFILGAIAKIFRKPGVFYAIARAASLTDDVTGTMPPFDKHIVFGPKDPDKVAEKIVSRTGCYGAVVADVNDLKRSAVLGTSRGIDGNKIAQLLIDNPFGNDSQMTPIVIIKNYASVSGK from the coding sequence ATGGCAGAATTAGAGTTAGTATGTGTGCCAACACGTATTCTTACAGATAATGATGACATCGTGGATGCTATCGTTGAATTTGGCGGTCATAACATTGGACCTGAAGATATCGTATGTGTAGCTGAATCTGTAGTAGCTATTACACAAGGTCGTTTTACACGTCCTGAAGAGCTAGATGTATGCTGGCAAGCTCGTTTAATTAATCGTTTTATCCATCCAGATGGTTCTATGGCATCCATTTACGGCATGCAATCCGCTATGAACTTAGATGGTAAATGGAAAGTATTAGGTGCCTTTATTTTAGGGGCTATTGCTAAAATTTTCCGCAAACCAGGTGTATTCTATGCAATTGCTCGTGCGGCATCCTTAACGGATGACGTAACTGGCACAATGCCTCCATTTGATAAGCACATTGTATTTGGTCCAAAGGATCCAGATAAAGTAGCTGAGAAAATCGTATCTCGCACAGGCTGTTATGGCGCCGTTGTAGCTGACGTTAACGACTTAAAACGTTCCGCTGTATTAGGTACAAGCCGTGGCATTGACGGTAACAAAATTGCACAATTATTGATTGATAATCCATTTGGTAATGATAGCCAAATGACTCCGATTGTTATCATTAAAAATTACGCATCTGTATCTGGTAAATAA
- a CDS encoding YkvA family protein produces the protein MNPLKIITYGKYFNESKFVAFLGRYGKKLAFVQRAVTLFLCMRDKDTPKYVKAVIAGALGYLVLPIDIVPDTIPVLGWVDDVAVLGLAFKVANRYIKTSHQEEAKKYFPFGGSN, from the coding sequence ATGAATCCATTAAAGATTATTACATATGGTAAGTATTTTAACGAATCTAAGTTTGTCGCTTTTTTAGGGCGATATGGTAAAAAGCTTGCCTTTGTACAACGAGCAGTGACCTTGTTCCTCTGCATGCGTGACAAGGACACTCCAAAATATGTAAAAGCAGTCATTGCTGGTGCCTTAGGGTATCTCGTGTTACCTATTGATATCGTACCGGATACAATTCCTGTATTAGGTTGGGTAGATGATGTAGCAGTGCTTGGCCTTGCCTTCAAGGTTGCTAATCGTTACATCAAAACTAGTCATCAAGAAGAGGCAAAAAAATACTTCCCATTTGGTGGCAGTAACTAG
- a CDS encoding YerC/YecD family TrpR-related protein produces the protein MSINEKLRSEQNDELFTAILTLENTEECYAFFEDICTINELKALSQRLQVAKMLRAGDSYEKIVEETGASTATISRVKRCLVYGADGYTLALDRLGAK, from the coding sequence ATGAGTATCAATGAGAAGTTGAGAAGTGAACAAAACGATGAGCTATTCACCGCTATATTAACGCTTGAAAATACTGAGGAGTGCTATGCATTCTTTGAAGATATCTGTACGATTAATGAATTGAAAGCTTTGTCTCAACGCTTACAAGTAGCAAAAATGCTACGTGCCGGTGATAGCTACGAAAAAATTGTAGAAGAAACAGGTGCGAGTACGGCTACTATTAGTCGTGTCAAACGATGCTTAGTCTATGGTGCTGATGGATACACATTAGCTTTAGATCGTCTAGGTGCAAAATAA
- a CDS encoding TSUP family transporter — MEWLIEVTGLPFDILILVLLAVAGAFAGFVDSIVGGGGLISVPAMLLTNLPPSMALGSNKLSSIFGAGSASITFLRNHMVDFSLVRKLLPFTFIGSMLGTLAVVSLPPLYVKPIIIVLLVCVTLFVVFKKDWGEINRTSAVAGKALYICMAFALGIGVYDGFIGPGTGTFLIMGFIFTGFDFLHASANAKILNFTSNLASLLVFLYLGHVNIKYGLATGAGQIIGAYLGSHLAIAKGSSLVRVVFLSVTTVMLLKLVYDYISTL, encoded by the coding sequence ATGGAGTGGCTTATTGAGGTAACGGGGTTACCCTTTGATATCCTAATTCTCGTTTTGCTCGCTGTAGCAGGTGCCTTTGCAGGCTTTGTAGACTCCATTGTGGGCGGTGGGGGCCTAATTTCTGTTCCTGCTATGCTATTGACGAATCTTCCACCTAGTATGGCATTAGGTAGTAATAAATTATCTAGTATCTTTGGTGCTGGTAGTGCGTCAATTACATTCTTACGAAATCACATGGTTGATTTTTCTCTAGTTCGTAAATTACTACCTTTTACATTTATAGGATCCATGCTTGGTACCTTAGCAGTTGTATCATTGCCACCCTTGTATGTAAAGCCTATTATTATCGTCCTACTCGTGTGTGTCACACTTTTTGTGGTATTTAAAAAGGATTGGGGCGAAATAAACCGTACCTCAGCAGTAGCAGGAAAAGCATTGTATATTTGCATGGCTTTTGCTCTTGGCATTGGTGTTTATGATGGCTTTATTGGCCCTGGTACAGGTACATTTTTGATTATGGGCTTTATCTTTACTGGCTTTGATTTTCTGCATGCTTCTGCGAATGCAAAAATATTGAATTTTACTAGTAATTTAGCATCCTTACTTGTGTTCTTATATTTAGGGCACGTTAATATTAAATACGGCCTTGCTACAGGGGCCGGTCAAATTATAGGTGCTTATTTAGGATCTCATTTAGCCATTGCTAAGGGCTCCTCATTAGTACGTGTTGTGTTCTTGTCGGTAACGACAGTGATGTTGTTGAAATTAGTGTATGACTATATTTCGACATTGTAG
- the rph gene encoding ribonuclease PH: MRSDNRTAGQLRPIKITRNFTEYAEGSVLIECGKTKVICTATVEDSVPRWLKGSGRGWVTAEYSLLPRSTQTRVSREAAKGKQTGRTVEIQRLIGRALRAVVDLEALGERSITIDCDVIQADGGTRTASITGAFVALVDAVDFTFGGAGKFPITDFCAAISVGIGPEGPITDLCYEEDSAAIVDMNVVRTGSGDMVEVQGTGEHGTFNRDELNALLDLAEAATDELMAKQREVLGTTADKVGKVYPTAPEV, encoded by the coding sequence ATGCGCAGCGATAATAGAACAGCAGGTCAATTGCGACCTATTAAAATAACACGGAATTTTACAGAGTATGCAGAAGGTTCTGTACTCATTGAGTGCGGCAAGACTAAGGTTATCTGTACAGCTACTGTGGAGGATTCTGTGCCGCGCTGGCTCAAAGGTTCCGGCCGAGGTTGGGTAACAGCAGAATACTCCTTGTTGCCACGTTCTACGCAAACTCGCGTAAGCCGTGAAGCTGCAAAGGGTAAACAAACGGGCCGCACTGTAGAAATTCAACGCCTTATCGGTCGTGCTTTGCGCGCCGTTGTAGACCTTGAAGCACTTGGTGAACGTTCTATTACTATCGATTGTGACGTTATTCAAGCAGATGGAGGTACGCGTACAGCATCTATTACAGGTGCCTTTGTAGCCCTCGTTGATGCGGTGGACTTCACCTTTGGTGGAGCAGGCAAATTCCCGATTACTGACTTCTGTGCAGCTATTTCCGTAGGTATTGGTCCAGAGGGGCCTATTACGGACCTTTGTTACGAAGAGGATAGTGCAGCTATCGTTGACATGAACGTGGTGCGCACCGGCTCTGGTGATATGGTTGAGGTACAAGGTACTGGTGAACATGGTACCTTTAACCGTGATGAGCTCAATGCATTACTTGATTTAGCAGAGGCTGCTACGGATGAGCTCATGGCAAAACAACGGGAAGTACTTGGCACAACAGCAGATAAAGTAGGTAAGGTATATCCTACAGCTCCGGAGGTGTAA
- a CDS encoding XTP/dITP diphosphatase has protein sequence MEQIVLATGNKGKIREFSEAFSHLSIDCVPVKDVISIEEPEETGTTFMENALLKARYYAKATNRPCLADDSGITVDALNGAPGVYSARYAGHHGDDQANNEKLIRELQGKSDRTGHYVCALALVYPDGREVTAEGYCDGLVQDEPKGDNGFGYDPYFYVPEFKKTMAELSIEEKEKISHRGRALRELINKL, from the coding sequence GTGGAACAAATCGTATTAGCTACAGGCAATAAAGGAAAAATTCGTGAATTTTCTGAGGCTTTTTCTCATTTATCTATCGATTGTGTACCGGTGAAAGATGTCATTTCCATCGAAGAACCGGAGGAAACTGGTACAACCTTTATGGAAAATGCTCTTTTAAAAGCTCGCTATTATGCAAAGGCTACGAATCGTCCATGCCTTGCTGACGATTCTGGCATCACTGTAGATGCTCTTAATGGGGCTCCAGGTGTGTATTCTGCGCGTTATGCAGGTCATCATGGTGATGATCAAGCTAATAATGAAAAATTGATTCGTGAGCTTCAAGGTAAAAGCGACCGCACAGGTCATTATGTGTGTGCTTTGGCTCTCGTATACCCTGATGGTCGTGAAGTGACAGCGGAAGGCTATTGCGATGGCCTCGTACAAGACGAGCCAAAAGGGGATAATGGCTTTGGCTATGATCCGTATTTCTATGTGCCTGAGTTCAAGAAAACAATGGCTGAACTTAGCATCGAAGAAAAGGAAAAGATTAGCCATCGTGGCCGTGCATTACGCGAATTAATTAACAAGCTTTGA
- a CDS encoding hydantoinase/oxoprolinase family protein yields the protein MLLGLDVGGTFTDAVIIDGHRVVASAKRRTTKDNLMQGIGEALDAVLAGCNTSNIEQVTLSTTVVTNTIVEEKEQVVDLYVVTGPGRNVDDIFPVSPIYLQGYTDHRGIVVESTPLNAVRDIAKMVQSRSGTDLAAVSAKFGVRNPQEELSIAEELKDKYNTISNGSLLSGSLNFPRRTISAYFNSAVTPVFTIFKRNVEEALSIRNIKAPLHILKADGGSLPMEHMVSRPVETAFTGPAATVLGLSALGAIGEEHTVALDIGGTTTDISLWKHGKPLMTKNGVSIREYPSAVRSFAVTSVGIGGESVVRIVAGKITVGPERVGPSVALGGTEPTLGDALIVLGYANYGDVELAVQSMEALANSLPASLYDSSTSDSTNEPHQLADSITASDVARLIVNKALETIQHGIDEVVTAENKRPIYVVADIVNPDVFVPAQIVVVGGTAPSLGPSIGEYLNLPVTIPENAAVANAIGAALALSTIELTVHVDTKRRLLVIPELGIKQQTCTLQRVEQVVERAKEALSEEALRLGLGKDQDIEVISIEDFPVVEGWQSMERLITVKVQLAAGVKQYVE from the coding sequence ATGTTACTAGGTTTAGACGTAGGTGGTACTTTCACAGATGCAGTCATCATCGACGGTCATCGTGTAGTAGCATCCGCTAAAAGACGAACTACGAAGGATAATTTAATGCAAGGCATAGGTGAGGCATTAGATGCAGTTTTGGCAGGCTGTAATACATCAAATATTGAACAAGTTACTCTATCCACTACAGTGGTAACAAATACCATCGTAGAAGAGAAGGAACAAGTAGTAGATCTCTATGTAGTAACTGGGCCTGGTCGTAACGTAGACGATATATTCCCTGTGAGTCCTATATATCTTCAAGGCTATACAGATCATAGAGGGATTGTGGTAGAAAGCACACCTCTAAATGCAGTGCGAGATATTGCTAAAATGGTTCAATCTCGTAGTGGCACTGATTTAGCCGCTGTATCTGCTAAATTTGGAGTGCGTAATCCTCAAGAGGAACTATCTATAGCAGAAGAACTGAAAGATAAGTATAATACAATTTCTAATGGTAGTTTATTAAGTGGATCATTAAATTTCCCTCGCCGTACCATCAGCGCCTATTTTAATAGTGCTGTAACACCTGTATTTACTATTTTTAAGCGTAATGTTGAAGAGGCCCTTAGCATTCGTAATATTAAGGCTCCACTCCATATTTTGAAAGCTGATGGCGGTTCCTTGCCTATGGAGCATATGGTGAGTCGACCTGTGGAGACTGCTTTTACGGGACCTGCAGCCACTGTGCTAGGCTTATCTGCCCTTGGTGCAATTGGTGAAGAGCATACAGTTGCTTTAGATATTGGGGGCACTACAACGGATATTTCTCTATGGAAACATGGCAAACCATTGATGACCAAAAATGGTGTATCTATTCGTGAGTACCCAAGTGCGGTACGATCCTTTGCAGTTACCTCCGTTGGTATTGGCGGTGAATCAGTGGTTCGCATAGTAGCAGGTAAGATTACAGTCGGACCTGAACGAGTGGGGCCATCAGTGGCTCTAGGTGGCACAGAACCTACATTAGGAGATGCACTCATTGTGCTGGGCTATGCTAACTATGGTGATGTTGAATTAGCTGTGCAATCTATGGAGGCATTGGCTAATAGCTTACCTGCGTCATTATATGATAGCTCAACATCTGACTCTACTAATGAACCACATCAATTAGCAGATTCTATTACGGCTTCTGATGTGGCGCGATTAATAGTTAATAAGGCATTGGAAACAATTCAGCATGGCATAGATGAGGTAGTAACGGCAGAGAATAAACGACCTATCTATGTAGTGGCGGATATTGTAAATCCCGATGTATTTGTACCTGCCCAAATCGTTGTAGTAGGTGGTACGGCGCCTAGTTTAGGCCCAAGTATTGGAGAGTATTTGAATCTGCCTGTTACAATTCCAGAGAATGCAGCGGTGGCTAATGCTATCGGTGCAGCCCTAGCGTTATCGACTATCGAACTTACGGTTCATGTCGATACAAAACGGCGCTTACTGGTCATTCCTGAATTAGGGATTAAGCAACAAACGTGTACCTTACAGCGCGTAGAACAAGTTGTGGAACGTGCTAAAGAGGCTCTTAGTGAAGAAGCATTGCGGTTAGGCCTTGGTAAGGACCAAGATATAGAGGTGATTAGTATCGAAGACTTCCCTGTAGTAGAGGGCTGGCAATCGATGGAACGGTTAATCACCGTGAAAGTACAACTAGCAGCGGGGGTGAAACAGTATGTGGAATAA
- the murI gene encoding glutamate racemase, with translation MSNVQQLPIGVFDSGVGGLSVLKVLQEQFPNEDFIYIGDNANNPVGNRSDDEITYLACRIAEALEKQPVKLMVIACNTFTVVALDAVRERVSVPVIGVSQGVKTAISQSKSKTIGIMATVATVNSHIHKHVALEVDHEMLVWEQPCPELAGLIEQGHLDDFFVRDVCTDYLEPLLSQEIEVVVLGCTHFPFVQPLLEELTSGRIQFIDPAFETSELVRRRLEGKDLFNPQKSAGTVTLYFTKDIELGDTLSASFLDTNRRTIEHITL, from the coding sequence ATGAGTAATGTACAACAATTGCCTATCGGTGTATTTGACTCCGGTGTAGGCGGGCTATCTGTTTTAAAGGTCTTACAAGAACAATTTCCTAACGAAGACTTCATCTATATTGGCGACAATGCGAATAATCCTGTAGGAAATCGCAGTGATGATGAAATTACATATTTAGCTTGTCGTATTGCAGAGGCTCTTGAAAAACAGCCTGTTAAATTGATGGTTATTGCTTGTAATACGTTTACTGTTGTAGCCCTTGATGCAGTGCGCGAACGCGTATCTGTACCAGTTATTGGTGTGTCACAAGGTGTGAAAACAGCGATTAGTCAAAGCAAAAGCAAGACGATTGGCATCATGGCGACGGTAGCGACTGTGAATAGTCATATTCATAAACATGTAGCACTTGAAGTTGATCATGAAATGCTCGTTTGGGAACAACCTTGTCCTGAACTAGCAGGCCTCATCGAGCAAGGTCATTTAGATGACTTCTTTGTACGTGATGTATGTACTGATTATTTAGAGCCTTTATTGTCTCAAGAAATTGAGGTCGTAGTGTTAGGCTGTACTCATTTCCCATTTGTACAACCTTTGCTAGAGGAGCTAACGTCAGGGCGGATTCAATTTATCGACCCTGCTTTTGAAACGAGTGAATTAGTTCGTCGTAGATTAGAGGGTAAGGATTTGTTTAATCCTCAAAAATCTGCAGGAACTGTGACATTGTATTTTACAAAGGATATAGAGCTTGGTGATACATTGAGCGCCTCTTTCCTCGATACAAATCGTCGTACCATTGAACATATTACATTGTAA
- a CDS encoding methionine ABC transporter permease produces the protein MSEQIINLLITGTLDTLQMTIISTVMAMLLGIPLGVILVVTSKGHILENVALNKVLGAIVNATRSVPFIILMVAIIPFTRMVAGTSIGTTAACVPLTIAAIPFLARLVETSIKDINFGVIEAAQSMGASPLQIIWKVLLPEALPTIIDNVTVLIVNLISYSAMAGAIGGGGLGDIAIRYGYQRFQADIMIATIIILVILVQLVQMIGDAWSKAMNKK, from the coding sequence ATGTCAGAGCAAATCATTAATCTTCTCATAACTGGTACCCTTGATACATTGCAAATGACCATTATTTCTACGGTCATGGCTATGTTACTTGGTATTCCTCTCGGTGTTATTTTGGTAGTAACCTCTAAGGGTCATATCTTAGAAAATGTAGCGCTTAATAAGGTGCTAGGTGCTATCGTCAATGCAACGCGTTCCGTACCATTTATCATTTTGATGGTAGCTATCATTCCATTCACTCGTATGGTGGCAGGTACATCTATTGGTACCACTGCAGCTTGTGTGCCTTTAACAATCGCTGCAATTCCATTCTTAGCACGTCTTGTAGAAACATCTATTAAAGATATTAACTTTGGCGTAATTGAAGCGGCCCAATCCATGGGTGCAAGTCCACTCCAAATCATTTGGAAAGTATTATTACCTGAAGCATTGCCTACGATTATCGATAACGTAACGGTTCTTATCGTTAACCTCATCAGTTACTCTGCAATGGCTGGTGCTATCGGTGGCGGTGGCCTTGGTGATATTGCTATCCGCTATGGTTACCAACGTTTCCAAGCTGATATTATGATTGCTACCATTATCATCTTGGTTATTTTGGTACAATTAGTCCAAATGATTGGCGATGCTTGGTCTAAAGCGATGAATAAGAAGTAG
- a CDS encoding histone deacetylase, with the protein MWNKGLSYRERQGIGQAGMNKDTNSNVGDALNADTNKSYAVNTDENAPKHSLGLVFFPAFDWKISETHPERQERLLYTRDQIVEEGLLDIPNIKEYNPIVADWDTIERVHVGAPDLESWVTEAHRVSAGGAIAAADAVMRGEVDRAFALVRPPGHHAMAMVHGIRGFCTINIEAVMIQHMHQTYGIKRVAVVDTDVHHGDGSQDVFYHDPDTLYISFHQDGRTLYPGTGFMDEFGGPQAIGGNIDIPLPPGTGDEGLMKVMRELVLPILEEFNPDIVINSAGQDNHFSDPLANMQVTAKGYAELVDLLQADIAVLEGGYSVQEALPYVNTGIILSMAGLDYSKVVEPAFDPVKYKQSQSVTAYIDDLIAKWKVQWANRHKIAEEECTGVGDIWSNRYNVYYDETGVQEERLEKVRMYEDKVGWHSILSRGQYGPYGPQSVYAMFIPWQADDATRQDGITEAKRAKAEGGASRYVVVDPLGEGQYEL; encoded by the coding sequence ATGTGGAATAAAGGACTATCCTATCGGGAACGTCAAGGAATTGGACAGGCCGGTATGAATAAGGATACCAATTCAAATGTAGGTGACGCATTAAATGCTGATACGAATAAAAGTTATGCGGTAAATACTGATGAAAATGCACCAAAACATAGTTTAGGTCTAGTGTTTTTCCCTGCCTTTGATTGGAAGATTTCTGAAACTCATCCAGAACGACAAGAGAGATTGCTATATACGCGAGATCAAATCGTAGAGGAAGGCTTATTAGATATACCTAATATTAAAGAATATAATCCTATCGTTGCCGATTGGGATACCATAGAGCGTGTCCATGTGGGCGCCCCAGATTTAGAATCTTGGGTAACGGAAGCACATCGTGTGTCAGCGGGCGGCGCTATTGCAGCAGCTGATGCGGTTATGCGGGGCGAAGTAGATCGTGCCTTTGCCCTCGTTAGACCTCCAGGGCATCATGCGATGGCCATGGTTCATGGTATCCGTGGATTCTGTACCATAAACATTGAAGCCGTTATGATTCAGCATATGCACCAAACCTATGGTATTAAACGGGTGGCTGTAGTAGATACAGATGTACACCATGGCGATGGATCTCAAGATGTGTTCTACCATGATCCAGATACACTATATATTAGTTTCCACCAAGATGGACGGACCCTATATCCTGGTACAGGCTTTATGGATGAATTCGGTGGACCCCAAGCCATCGGTGGCAATATAGATATCCCATTACCGCCAGGCACAGGTGACGAAGGCTTGATGAAGGTTATGCGTGAACTCGTGTTACCTATCTTAGAAGAATTTAATCCAGATATTGTTATCAACTCTGCAGGACAAGATAATCACTTTAGTGATCCTTTGGCAAATATGCAGGTTACGGCAAAGGGCTATGCGGAGTTGGTGGATTTATTACAAGCAGATATAGCGGTATTAGAAGGTGGGTACTCCGTACAAGAGGCGTTGCCATATGTAAATACAGGTATTATCTTATCTATGGCAGGCCTTGATTACAGTAAGGTCGTAGAACCGGCCTTTGACCCTGTTAAATATAAGCAAAGCCAAAGTGTAACAGCCTATATTGATGACCTTATTGCTAAGTGGAAGGTGCAATGGGCTAATCGTCATAAGATAGCTGAAGAGGAATGTACCGGTGTAGGTGATATATGGTCAAATCGTTACAATGTGTACTATGATGAAACGGGTGTACAAGAGGAACGCCTTGAAAAGGTGCGCATGTACGAGGATAAAGTAGGATGGCATAGCATACTTTCACGAGGTCAATATGGACCTTATGGGCCACAAAGTGTATATGCTATGTTCATTCCTTGGCAAGCCGATGACGCAACTCGCCAAGATGGTATAACAGAGGCTAAACGGGCTAAAGCAGAAGGCGGTGCTAGCCGCTATGTTGTGGTAGATCCACTTGGCGAAGGCCAGTATGAATTATGA
- a CDS encoding methionine ABC transporter ATP-binding protein, with the protein MIQLQHISKVYEGANRVEALKDISLEVKEGEIFGIIGQSGAGKSTLIRCINMLEAPTSGSVIVNGTDLTTLSKSDLRKARKDIGMIFQHFNLLSSRTVYDNVAFPLELQGMSKSEIKERITPILDIVGLTDRMNNYPSQLSGGQKQRVGIARALASNPKVLLCDEATSALDPQTTESILKLLKDINEKMGLTIVLITHEMHVIREICDRVAVIEGGVILEEGSTVEVFTHPRENTTKEFISSVVSDNLPPEALEHLELHDQWIAGTAPLVRLKFTGQSTDEPVVAGLVRRFNLDVSILFGGIDYIQNTCVGRLIVILNGDPENAQEGLDYIKTLPIESEVIGYVRANH; encoded by the coding sequence TTGATTCAATTACAACACATTAGTAAAGTCTATGAAGGCGCTAATCGTGTGGAAGCCTTAAAAGATATTAGCCTTGAAGTTAAAGAAGGCGAAATCTTTGGCATTATCGGTCAATCTGGGGCCGGTAAATCCACATTGATTCGATGCATCAATATGCTCGAAGCTCCTACATCTGGCTCTGTTATCGTTAATGGTACAGATTTAACAACACTTAGCAAATCCGATTTGCGTAAAGCGCGCAAAGATATCGGCATGATTTTCCAACATTTTAACCTATTGTCCTCTCGTACCGTATATGACAATGTGGCATTCCCATTGGAACTACAAGGGATGAGCAAATCTGAAATCAAGGAACGCATTACGCCAATTCTTGATATCGTAGGCCTTACCGACCGTATGAACAACTATCCATCTCAATTGTCTGGTGGTCAAAAACAACGTGTTGGTATTGCTCGTGCTTTAGCTTCTAATCCAAAGGTTCTTCTTTGTGACGAAGCTACATCTGCCCTTGACCCACAAACAACAGAATCCATTTTGAAATTGTTGAAAGACATCAATGAAAAAATGGGCCTTACTATTGTACTCATCACACATGAGATGCATGTTATCCGTGAAATCTGTGATCGCGTAGCGGTTATTGAAGGCGGTGTCATTCTCGAAGAAGGTTCCACTGTTGAAGTATTTACACATCCACGAGAAAATACTACAAAAGAATTTATTAGTTCTGTAGTCAGTGATAACTTACCGCCAGAAGCGTTAGAACATTTGGAATTACATGATCAATGGATTGCAGGTACAGCTCCATTAGTACGTCTTAAATTCACAGGCCAATCTACAGATGAACCTGTAGTGGCAGGTCTCGTACGACGCTTTAACCTCGATGTAAGTATCCTCTTTGGTGGCATCGACTATATCCAAAATACATGCGTTGGTCGCCTTATCGTTATCTTGAATGGTGACCCAGAAAATGCGCAAGAGGGCTTAGACTACATCAAAACATTACCAATTGAAAGCGAGGTGATCGGTTATGTCAGAGCAAATCATTAA
- a CDS encoding SDR family NAD(P)-dependent oxidoreductase — MPHKSDVQVALISGGTSGIGFATAKLLLKEGWCVVINGRDEKSGQKAKMKLRRYSSRVQYVQGDVSKIEDCQRIVKETVKLFGGVSALVTAAGYYEEELLSDVTEAAFDEMFGTNVKGTVFLCQAALPYLRSTKGSIVTVASDAGLQGNVACSVYGASKGAVVSFTKSLSLEMAPHNVRVNCVCPGDVDTSLVDKQIANAQQDAEAAKAEMGQHYPLGRIGQPHEIGEVIVFLLSNKASFVTGAAWTIDGGLTSW; from the coding sequence ATGCCTCATAAAAGTGATGTACAAGTGGCATTGATTAGTGGTGGCACATCGGGAATCGGATTTGCTACGGCAAAATTGCTTCTTAAAGAAGGTTGGTGCGTTGTCATCAATGGTCGTGATGAAAAGTCAGGACAAAAGGCTAAGATGAAATTGCGCCGCTATTCTTCAAGGGTGCAGTACGTTCAAGGTGATGTATCCAAGATTGAAGATTGTCAGCGTATTGTAAAAGAAACAGTCAAATTATTTGGTGGCGTATCTGCTCTCGTAACAGCAGCAGGCTACTATGAAGAAGAATTGCTATCTGATGTAACAGAGGCTGCCTTTGATGAAATGTTTGGCACCAATGTAAAGGGGACGGTCTTCTTGTGCCAAGCCGCATTACCGTATTTGCGCTCTACAAAGGGCAGTATTGTAACAGTAGCCAGTGATGCGGGCTTGCAAGGTAATGTAGCTTGTTCTGTATACGGCGCTTCAAAAGGGGCGGTGGTGAGCTTTACAAAATCTCTATCCCTAGAAATGGCACCGCATAATGTGCGTGTTAACTGTGTATGTCCAGGTGATGTAGATACATCTTTAGTAGATAAACAAATTGCCAATGCCCAACAAGATGCAGAGGCTGCTAAGGCTGAAATGGGCCAACATTATCCCTTGGGACGCATTGGTCAACCTCATGAAATTGGAGAGGTTATTGTATTTTTATTGAGCAATAAAGCTTCCTTTGTAACGGGGGCAGCATGGACTATCGATGGTGGTCTCACTAGTTGGTAA
- a CDS encoding thioesterase family protein gives MHIASVNVRFYETDMMGIAHHSNHFRWFELARIEFLRNIGVTLWDMMNEDIVFPIMNVSCNYKEPANFDDELHIETYLVKMTRAQMVFRYRMRRASDGALLATGETKNAFMSKSTGKIVRLDDTFYQPMLAAVEEMPNE, from the coding sequence ATGCATATTGCTTCAGTAAATGTACGCTTTTACGAAACCGATATGATGGGTATTGCGCACCATAGTAACCATTTTAGATGGTTTGAACTGGCGCGCATTGAATTCCTTCGTAACATCGGTGTAACCCTGTGGGATATGATGAATGAGGATATTGTATTTCCTATTATGAATGTATCCTGCAATTATAAAGAACCAGCAAATTTCGATGATGAGCTTCACATCGAAACATACTTGGTTAAAATGACACGTGCTCAAATGGTATTTCGATATCGTATGCGCCGTGCCAGTGATGGTGCTCTCCTAGCTACGGGAGAGACTAAGAATGCATTTATGTCAAAATCAACAGGTAAAATTGTGCGATTAGACGACACTTTTTATCAGCCTATGTTAGCAGCTGTTGAGGAGATGCCTAATGAGTAA